Proteins from a genomic interval of Chionomys nivalis chromosome 7, mChiNiv1.1, whole genome shotgun sequence:
- the Sez6 gene encoding seizure protein 6 homolog isoform X1 encodes MHPAVLLLLPSLLALLAHGLSSEAPITGEGQATGVKEMDGELTAAPTPEQPDPGIHFVTTAPTLKLLNHHPLLEEFLQEGLERSEEAPRPALPFQPDPPTPVTSSPLPRLTNQDSRPVFTSPTPAVAAAPTQSHPREKPWNPESEAPELLITSPLPPGPSMAVPTLHPEDRPSTTPTSRTWTPTQEGPGDMGKPWVPEVMSQTTGLGIEGTIATSTASGDDEETTTTSTIITTTITTVQPPGPCSWNFSGPEGSLDSPTAPSSPSDVGLDCFYYISVYPGYGVEIKVENISLQEGETITVEGLGGPDPLPLANQSFLLRGQVIRSPTHQAALRFQSLPLPVGPGTFHFHYQAYLLSCHFPRRPAYGDVTVTSLHPGGSARFHCATGYQLKGAKFLTCLNATQPFWDSQEPVCIAACGGVIRNATTGRIVSPGFPGNYSNNLTCHWLLEAPESQRLHLHFEKVSLAEDDDRLIIRNGNNVEAPPVYDSYEVEYLPIEGLLSSGRYFFVEFSTDSSGAAAGMALRYEAFQQGHCYEPFVKYGNFSSSAPSYPVGTTVEFSCDPGYTLEQGSIIIECVDLHDPQWNETEPACRAVCSGEITDSAGVVLSPNWPEPYGRGQDCIWGVHVEEDKRIMLDIRVLRIGSGDVLTFYDGDDLTARVLGQYSGPRGHFKLFTSMADVTIQFQSDPGTSALGYQQGFVIHFFEVPRNDTCPELPEIPNGWKSPSQPELVHGTVVTYQCYPGYQVVGSSILMCQWDLSWSEDLPSCQRVTSCHDPGDVEHSRRLISSPKFPVGATVQYICDQGFVLTGSAILTCHDRQAGSPKWSDRAPKCLLEQFKPCHGLSAPENGARSPEKRLHPAGATIHFSCAPGYVLKGQTSIKCVPGHPSHWSDPPPICRAASLDGFYNGRSLDVAKAPATSSAMDAAHMAAAIFLPLVAMVLLVGGVYLYFSRLQGKSPLQLPRTHPRPYNRITVESAFDNPTYETGSLSFAGDERI; translated from the exons gaCTCTCCTCAGAGGCTCCGATCACGGGGGAAGGTCAGGCCACAGGCGTCAAGGAGATGGATGGGGAGCTGACCGCAGCCCCAACACCCGAGCAGCCAGACCCAGGCATCCACTTTGTCACCACAGCTCCCACCCTCAAGCTGCTCAACCACCACCCACTTCTGGAGGAATTCCTTCAGGAGGGACTAGAAAGGAGCGAGGAAGCACCGAGGCCTGCACTGCCCTTCCAGCCTGATCCACCCACACCTGTCACTTCAAGCCCCCTTCCCCGCCTGACCAACCAGGACAGCCGCCCAGTTTTTACCAGTCCGACTCCAGCTGTGGCTGCAGCACCCACCCAGTCCCACCCCAGGGAGAAGCCTTGGAACCCAGAGTCAGAGGCCCCTGAGCTTCTTATCACATCTCCTCTACCTCCAGGGCCCAGTATGGCAGTGCCCACCCTGCATCCAGAGGATAGACCTAGTACAACACCCACCAGCCGAACATGGACTCCAACCCAGGAGGGTCCCGGAGACATGGGCAAACCTTGGGTTCCAGAGGTCATGTCTCAGACCACAGGACTTGGTATTGAGGGGACCATTGCCACCTCCACAGCTTCAGGGGATGATGAAgagaccaccaccaccagcaccatcattaccactaccatcaccacagTCCAGCCACCAG GCCCCTGTAGCTGGAATTTCTCAGGTCCAGAGGGCTCTCTGGATTCCCCCACAGCTCCCAGCTCACCCTCTGATGTTGGCCTGGACTGTTTCTACTACATCTCTGTCTATCCTGGCTATGGAGTAGAGATCAAG GTGGAGAACATCAGCCTTCAGGAAGGGGAGACCATAACAGTAGAGGGCCTGGGAGGGCCTGACCCATTGCCCCTGGCTAACCAGTCTTTCCTGTTACGAGGCCAAGTCATCCGCAGTCCCACCCACCAAGCGGCCCTGAGGTTCCAGAGCCTTCCACTACCTGTTGGGCCTGGCACTTTCCATTTCCACTACCAAG CCTATCTCCTGAGCTGCCACTTTCCCCGGCGTCCAGCTTATGGAGATGTGACTGTCACCAGCCTCCACCCAGGAGGCAGCGCCCGCTTCCACTGTGCCACTGGTTACCAGCTAAAGGGTGCCAAGTTCCTAACCTGTCTCAATGCCACCCAGCCCTTTTGGGATTCCCAAGAGCCGGTCTGCATTG CTGCTTGTGGCGGAGTGATCCGAAATGCCACCACTGGTCGCATTGTCTCTCCCGGCTTCCCGGGCAACTACAGCAACAACCTCACCTGCCACTGGTTGCTAGAGGCGCCTGAGAGCCAGCGACTACACCTGCATTTTGAAAAGGTCTCCCTGGCAGAAGATGACGACAG GCTCATCATCCGCAATGGGAACAATGTGGAGGCCCCACCAGTGTACGATTCCTACGAGGTGGAGTACCTGCCCATTGAAGGCCTGCTCAGCTCCGGCAGATACTTCTTTGTGGAGTTCAGTACTGATAGCAGCGGGGCAGCAGCAGGCATGGCCCTGCGCTATGAGG CCTTTCAGCAAGGCCACTGCTATGAGCCCTTTGTCAAATACGGCAACTTCAGCAGCAGTGCCCCCTCCTATCCTGTGGGTACCACCGTGGAGTTCAGCTGTGACCCTGGCTACACCCTGGAGCAGGGTTCCATCATCATCGAGTGTGTTGACCTCCACGACCCCCAGTGGAATGAGACAGAGCCAGCCTGCCGAG CCGTGTGCAGCGGGGAGATCACAGACTCGGCAGGCGTGGTGCTCTCTCCAAACTGGCCGGAGCCGTATGGCCGAGGGCAGGACTGCATCTGGGGCGTGCATGTGGAGGAGGACAAGCGCATCATGCTGGACATCCGAGT GCTGCGCATAGGCTCTGGGGACGTACTGACCTTCTACGATGGGGATGACCTGACAGCCCGGGTCCTGGGCCAGTACTCAGGGCCCCGTGGCCACTTCAAGCTCTTTACCTCCATGGCTGATGTCACCATCCAGTTCCAGTCAGACCCTGGGACTTCGGCACTGGGCTACCAGCAGGGATTTGTCATCCACTTCTTTG AGGTGCCCCGCAATGACACATGTCCAGAGCTACCTGAGATCCCCAATGGCTGGAAGAGCCCATCACAGCCTGAGCTGGTGCATGGTACAGTGGTCACCTACCAGTGCTACCCTGGCTACCAGGTGGTAGGATCCAGTATTCTCATGTGCCAGTGGGACCTGAGCTGGAGTGAGGATCTGCCCTCATGCCAGAGGG TGACATCCTGCCATGACCCAGGGGATGTGGAACACAGTCGACGCCTCATATCCAGCCCCAAGTTTCCTGTGGGGGCAACTGTGCAGTATATCTGTGACCAGGGTTTTGTGCTGACGGGGAGTGCCATCCTCACCTGCCATGATCGTCAGGCTGGCAGCCCCAAGTGGAGCGACAGGGCCCCCAAATGTCTCT TGGAACAGTTCAAGCCATGCCATGGTCTCAGTGCCCCTGAGAACGGTGCCCGCAGTCCTGAGAAGCGGCTTCACCCAGCAGGGGCCACCATCCACTTCTCCTGTGCTCCTGGCTATGTGCTGAAGGGCCAGACCAGCATCAAATGTGTGCCTGGACACCCCTCGCATTGGAGTGATCCCCCACCCATCTGTAGGGCTG CCTCTCTGGATGGGTTCTACAACGGCCGTAGCCTGGATG TTGCCAAGGCACCTGCCACCTCCAGTGCCATGGATgctgcccacatggcagctgccATCTTCCTACCACTGGTGGCCATGGTGCTGCTGGTGGGAGGCGTGTACCTCTACTTCTCCAG GCTCCAGGGGAAAAGTCCCCTGCAACTTCCCCGAACTCATCCTCGCCCCTATAACCGCATCACGGTGGAGTCAGCGTTTGACAACCCAACTTATGAGACTGGA TCTCTTTCCTTTGCAGGAGACGAGAGAATATGA
- the Sez6 gene encoding seizure protein 6 homolog isoform X2 translates to MHPAVLLLLPSLLALLAHGLSSEAPITGEGQATGVKEMDGELTAAPTPEQPDPGIHFVTTAPTLKLLNHHPLLEEFLQEGLERSEEAPRPALPFQPDPPTPVTSSPLPRLTNQDSRPVFTSPTPAVAAAPTQSHPREKPWNPESEAPELLITSPLPPGPSMAVPTLHPEDRPSTTPTSRTWTPTQEGPGDMGKPWVPEVMSQTTGLGIEGTIATSTASGDDEETTTTSTIITTTITTVQPPGPCSWNFSGPEGSLDSPTAPSSPSDVGLDCFYYISVYPGYGVEIKVENISLQEGETITVEGLGGPDPLPLANQSFLLRGQVIRSPTHQAALRFQSLPLPVGPGTFHFHYQAYLLSCHFPRRPAYGDVTVTSLHPGGSARFHCATGYQLKGAKFLTCLNATQPFWDSQEPVCIAACGGVIRNATTGRIVSPGFPGNYSNNLTCHWLLEAPESQRLHLHFEKVSLAEDDDRLIIRNGNNVEAPPVYDSYEVEYLPIEGLLSSGRYFFVEFSTDSSGAAAGMALRYEAFQQGHCYEPFVKYGNFSSSAPSYPVGTTVEFSCDPGYTLEQGSIIIECVDLHDPQWNETEPACRAVCSGEITDSAGVVLSPNWPEPYGRGQDCIWGVHVEEDKRIMLDIRVLRIGSGDVLTFYDGDDLTARVLGQYSGPRGHFKLFTSMADVTIQFQSDPGTSALGYQQGFVIHFFEVPRNDTCPELPEIPNGWKSPSQPELVHGTVVTYQCYPGYQVVGSSILMCQWDLSWSEDLPSCQRVTSCHDPGDVEHSRRLISSPKFPVGATVQYICDQGFVLTGSAILTCHDRQAGSPKWSDRAPKCLLEQFKPCHGLSAPENGARSPEKRLHPAGATIHFSCAPGYVLKGQTSIKCVPGHPSHWSDPPPICRAASLDGFYNGRSLDVAKAPATSSAMDAAHMAAAIFLPLVAMVLLVGGVYLYFSRLQGKSPLQLPRTHPRPYNRITVESAFDNPTYETGETREYEVSI, encoded by the exons gaCTCTCCTCAGAGGCTCCGATCACGGGGGAAGGTCAGGCCACAGGCGTCAAGGAGATGGATGGGGAGCTGACCGCAGCCCCAACACCCGAGCAGCCAGACCCAGGCATCCACTTTGTCACCACAGCTCCCACCCTCAAGCTGCTCAACCACCACCCACTTCTGGAGGAATTCCTTCAGGAGGGACTAGAAAGGAGCGAGGAAGCACCGAGGCCTGCACTGCCCTTCCAGCCTGATCCACCCACACCTGTCACTTCAAGCCCCCTTCCCCGCCTGACCAACCAGGACAGCCGCCCAGTTTTTACCAGTCCGACTCCAGCTGTGGCTGCAGCACCCACCCAGTCCCACCCCAGGGAGAAGCCTTGGAACCCAGAGTCAGAGGCCCCTGAGCTTCTTATCACATCTCCTCTACCTCCAGGGCCCAGTATGGCAGTGCCCACCCTGCATCCAGAGGATAGACCTAGTACAACACCCACCAGCCGAACATGGACTCCAACCCAGGAGGGTCCCGGAGACATGGGCAAACCTTGGGTTCCAGAGGTCATGTCTCAGACCACAGGACTTGGTATTGAGGGGACCATTGCCACCTCCACAGCTTCAGGGGATGATGAAgagaccaccaccaccagcaccatcattaccactaccatcaccacagTCCAGCCACCAG GCCCCTGTAGCTGGAATTTCTCAGGTCCAGAGGGCTCTCTGGATTCCCCCACAGCTCCCAGCTCACCCTCTGATGTTGGCCTGGACTGTTTCTACTACATCTCTGTCTATCCTGGCTATGGAGTAGAGATCAAG GTGGAGAACATCAGCCTTCAGGAAGGGGAGACCATAACAGTAGAGGGCCTGGGAGGGCCTGACCCATTGCCCCTGGCTAACCAGTCTTTCCTGTTACGAGGCCAAGTCATCCGCAGTCCCACCCACCAAGCGGCCCTGAGGTTCCAGAGCCTTCCACTACCTGTTGGGCCTGGCACTTTCCATTTCCACTACCAAG CCTATCTCCTGAGCTGCCACTTTCCCCGGCGTCCAGCTTATGGAGATGTGACTGTCACCAGCCTCCACCCAGGAGGCAGCGCCCGCTTCCACTGTGCCACTGGTTACCAGCTAAAGGGTGCCAAGTTCCTAACCTGTCTCAATGCCACCCAGCCCTTTTGGGATTCCCAAGAGCCGGTCTGCATTG CTGCTTGTGGCGGAGTGATCCGAAATGCCACCACTGGTCGCATTGTCTCTCCCGGCTTCCCGGGCAACTACAGCAACAACCTCACCTGCCACTGGTTGCTAGAGGCGCCTGAGAGCCAGCGACTACACCTGCATTTTGAAAAGGTCTCCCTGGCAGAAGATGACGACAG GCTCATCATCCGCAATGGGAACAATGTGGAGGCCCCACCAGTGTACGATTCCTACGAGGTGGAGTACCTGCCCATTGAAGGCCTGCTCAGCTCCGGCAGATACTTCTTTGTGGAGTTCAGTACTGATAGCAGCGGGGCAGCAGCAGGCATGGCCCTGCGCTATGAGG CCTTTCAGCAAGGCCACTGCTATGAGCCCTTTGTCAAATACGGCAACTTCAGCAGCAGTGCCCCCTCCTATCCTGTGGGTACCACCGTGGAGTTCAGCTGTGACCCTGGCTACACCCTGGAGCAGGGTTCCATCATCATCGAGTGTGTTGACCTCCACGACCCCCAGTGGAATGAGACAGAGCCAGCCTGCCGAG CCGTGTGCAGCGGGGAGATCACAGACTCGGCAGGCGTGGTGCTCTCTCCAAACTGGCCGGAGCCGTATGGCCGAGGGCAGGACTGCATCTGGGGCGTGCATGTGGAGGAGGACAAGCGCATCATGCTGGACATCCGAGT GCTGCGCATAGGCTCTGGGGACGTACTGACCTTCTACGATGGGGATGACCTGACAGCCCGGGTCCTGGGCCAGTACTCAGGGCCCCGTGGCCACTTCAAGCTCTTTACCTCCATGGCTGATGTCACCATCCAGTTCCAGTCAGACCCTGGGACTTCGGCACTGGGCTACCAGCAGGGATTTGTCATCCACTTCTTTG AGGTGCCCCGCAATGACACATGTCCAGAGCTACCTGAGATCCCCAATGGCTGGAAGAGCCCATCACAGCCTGAGCTGGTGCATGGTACAGTGGTCACCTACCAGTGCTACCCTGGCTACCAGGTGGTAGGATCCAGTATTCTCATGTGCCAGTGGGACCTGAGCTGGAGTGAGGATCTGCCCTCATGCCAGAGGG TGACATCCTGCCATGACCCAGGGGATGTGGAACACAGTCGACGCCTCATATCCAGCCCCAAGTTTCCTGTGGGGGCAACTGTGCAGTATATCTGTGACCAGGGTTTTGTGCTGACGGGGAGTGCCATCCTCACCTGCCATGATCGTCAGGCTGGCAGCCCCAAGTGGAGCGACAGGGCCCCCAAATGTCTCT TGGAACAGTTCAAGCCATGCCATGGTCTCAGTGCCCCTGAGAACGGTGCCCGCAGTCCTGAGAAGCGGCTTCACCCAGCAGGGGCCACCATCCACTTCTCCTGTGCTCCTGGCTATGTGCTGAAGGGCCAGACCAGCATCAAATGTGTGCCTGGACACCCCTCGCATTGGAGTGATCCCCCACCCATCTGTAGGGCTG CCTCTCTGGATGGGTTCTACAACGGCCGTAGCCTGGATG TTGCCAAGGCACCTGCCACCTCCAGTGCCATGGATgctgcccacatggcagctgccATCTTCCTACCACTGGTGGCCATGGTGCTGCTGGTGGGAGGCGTGTACCTCTACTTCTCCAG GCTCCAGGGGAAAAGTCCCCTGCAACTTCCCCGAACTCATCCTCGCCCCTATAACCGCATCACGGTGGAGTCAGCGTTTGACAACCCAACTTATGAGACTGGA GAGACGAGAGAATATGAAGTTTCCATCTAG